The nucleotide sequence ACGTAAAGCGAGTGAGCAAGGAGCAAAAGGTGATGATTACCACAGGAAGGTGATCGATAAGAGGTAAaatgaatatttaaaaatatatatttttagaattttttttatgcttAGGTGCTCTTACGTCAAAAAccattaaaagattttttttgaagaattcatcatatattaaattatttatttattctggTTTAGGTgataacttaaaatcatattATATAGTATATATAATAACAACAACAGAAAAGTAATTGAATCTGACACGGATTCTATGATCCGCGATGCATATTAGGGCATCGATTTGTTGCTCCTTCCCCCTTAAACCTCGACCGCACGCCGCTCCCGGAGCTTCCTCTCTCGCTCCTCGTGGCTCCACGCCGTAGCCCTCGGAGCACCGCGAAAAggaggttctctctctctctctctctgtgcgccAGAGCTTCGTCTCTGTTCGTCACTTCCTCTTTCCATGCCACTCTCGCAATAACACCTTTTAACGTTTATATTTTCGTCGATAGTACGTTTTCTGCTTTTGATTGCTCACGTTGTCCAAATAATTTCATCTGGTTGTTAGGTTTTTGTTGTTGATGTTCCGTGATCGAGAGCAAATATTAAGTAGGGAAAACACTATGTGCTTGTCAGTTTGGATCGGTTAATCTAATCTTCGGTTTACGCATGCCTTGTAGTTTGCTATGGAGCATGGCTCTGCGACAGATTCGAGCTCCTCGACGTTTTCCTTGATGGATGAGGACCATACGTTAGCGAACTCTGTCAGATACACACTAAATCAAGAGTGAGTACTCTCTTGTCCAATCAACTTCGTGTCTGTTTACGGTTTTTTTGCAAACAGATGGTTTTTTTTCTCTAGTTAATCGTTGTTGTTGACTCAACCGTGTTAGACTTGATTTGAATCGTTGCCGTCTGTTTGAGAAGGTAGAGCTCTTGAGAAGGGTATATGTATAACTATTAACTAATGCTGATAATAAAAGAATCCGCGCATAATTGTCATGATTTTGAGATGTTGAAATCGGTTTAGCCTATGATGATTTCATTGTCTGCTAACGTTGACATTCGAGAAGTTCTTCGACAAGGAAGTAGGATGACATTTGTCAATATTTATGTTGATTATTATCACTTTTCTGTCTTTACGTCTGATGCCTGTAGCAGATACTCAGTTCTAGTGGAGAAACACTTGTTCATGTTGATATTTATACGTGTACGTCATATAGGTTTTACTTTATGACATGTAAATATCTGTTGATATGTATTGCTCAGTTTATGATGGAACCCTTTCCAATTGGCTTCTGGTGTATGAATCTTGATGACACCGCATACTTGTTCATCAGTAGCAAAGTGGTTCTTTGCTTTCCTACTACCATAGATAATTGGGCTTTGTAAAGAGGTTTGGTTTTGATTGTTTACTGATATTTATTCCTCATTGAAAAAATCTGGCTTTTAGtatcatttattttaaaaatagtgTGATTTCCAGAAAAATGTAGTCATGGATGTTGATGATTTACAGGACATTCATTAACTATTTGTGCCTTTTGAAACACTTGTTTTCAgaatatttgtattttattttggtgataaAGTATTTGATCTTATCGGTAAACTTCTTTTATTAACAAAGCTGATATGCTTACTGTTTCTGGACAGAGATTACCTTGCCAGAAAACTGTTTCTTGTTTACCATCCACAGGCTAAAGATTATTGTTATTGGCATATGAGTTTTTCTTGATGAATACCATTAATTAGGGATCCAATCAGAAATTTAGAGGCTCGTTCCTTTTATTACATCAAATCTGCTATTGAAACTTGTCAATTCAAAGTCATGTTGCAATCGATACAGTGTTGTTGTAGAGAGGTTTGGATGATGATAATGACAAATATTAGTTGCCATTTCTTCTAGTTCCTTATGTTCATTGTATCTAAAAAAACTGAATTTTTCACTCACATATATGAACTGTCTTTCTTGCAGTCCAAGGGTGATATTTTGTGGGTATAGCATTCCTCATCCTTCAGAGAACAAGGTCAACATACGAGTTCAGACTACAGGTACCGTATGTGCTACTAGCTTCTTCTTATGGTTCCCAGATAGCAGTAGTATTTTTGGTGGTGGTGATTATGACTGTCAGCTGTAGACAAGCTACCTTAGTGGAAACTTTCCTTCTCTGGTTTGCTATGGATTGTACACCCATTTAGTCCATGGTCGGGTTGTGCAGGAATTATAGTTTATAGACGCAACAGCTAACACATTGTTTTATGTATGCAATGATTTTTGGTCCTTTATCATGTGAGCATGCTATCTAGAATTTCTTAGCTGAATCGTTACCAAATTTTGCATATTTGAATTGTGGGGTTATTATCCAGGATGCAACAAAATAAATTAGGAACTTCAAGAATTGAGTGTCACCTGCCATCATCTGCTCCAACTGTTTCTTGCTCTAGTTGCTGATTATCTATCAGAACAATGGATCGCCCTGTCCGTAACATAATAATTTTTGATTGGATGGATAGGTGATCCAGCAAAGGATGTGCTGAAGGATGGATTTCAGAATCTGATGGTTATGTGCCAACATGTTAGGTCTACATTTGGAAAGGCAGTCGATGATTTCAAGTCTCCTGAAGGAATGAAGATTGATACTCCATGAAGTCCATCTGTTCACCCTGCCAGTGCTGAATTGTGGCCTATGTAATCAGATCTTCATCGGTTGCCGTGCAAGTTTTATTTGGATTAATATTTCACAGCTGGGTATAACAAGGAAACGAGTTGCTTTATTTGGGTTTAGTTTAACTAGGGTTTAGTTTAAATAGGCTTTCTACCTGTAGCCCCCTTTTGTTTTTAAGATGATGAGATCACTTGTGTTGCTTTTGTAATATCATCCATCCTTCACATTCTTATGCTCGGTTCTATCATTGCCCCATAAAAAAAAAGGTCTCTTTACTTTGTGATCTCTCTTTCTTTTCAAGATAACAAGATCTGTTGTCTTTGCATATAGATTGGCTATGCAAGTTGCATTTTGTAAAATCATCCATTTTTATGTTTGATTTTTGATTCTAGGACAAGTGTGGTGTACCAGTTATTTAAAATCAACTATATAAATCTTTTTGAATCATTGATCCAATTGTCTCACGGTTCCTTATATGAATTCTTTTAATGATTGAGCTTTTTGTACTCTTATGAAACCTAATATCCTTAGTTAAATCAAG is from Musa acuminata AAA Group cultivar baxijiao chromosome BXJ3-8, Cavendish_Baxijiao_AAA, whole genome shotgun sequence and encodes:
- the LOC103993762 gene encoding uncharacterized protein LOC103993762 yields the protein MEHGSATDSSSSTFSLMDEDHTLANSVRYTLNQDPRVIFCGYSIPHPSENKVNIRVQTTGDPAKDVLKDGFQNLMVMCQHVRSTFGKAVDDFKSPEGMKIDTP